In a single window of the Pandoraea pulmonicola genome:
- a CDS encoding metallophosphoesterase — MRLHILSDLHLSVAPLAVPDVDADVTILAGDISRPAQAIEWAKQLPRPVIYVPGNHEFYGATLAGTLAELRRLVAGTNVHLLERATAVIGGVRFVGTTLWTDFALYDAQGKHNEVIEASQKFVRDFTRIRVGDPAAPWSDLPFFTPDDSAALCRENVAWLSRVFATPHDGPTVVVTHHAPTPKSIHPRFDGSPVNPAFISDLTSVVEQSDAALWIHGHTHDSFDYRVSRTRVLCNPRGYCFEGRIENAGFDSRLCVRV, encoded by the coding sequence GTGAGACTGCATATCCTGTCCGACCTGCATCTGTCCGTAGCCCCGTTGGCCGTTCCCGACGTCGACGCCGACGTCACCATTCTCGCGGGCGACATCAGTCGCCCGGCGCAAGCCATCGAGTGGGCGAAGCAACTGCCTCGCCCCGTCATCTACGTTCCCGGAAATCATGAGTTCTACGGCGCGACGCTCGCCGGGACGCTCGCCGAACTCCGACGCCTCGTGGCGGGCACCAACGTTCATCTGCTCGAGCGAGCGACGGCGGTGATCGGCGGCGTGCGCTTCGTCGGCACGACGTTGTGGACCGACTTCGCGTTGTACGACGCGCAAGGCAAGCACAACGAAGTGATCGAAGCGTCGCAGAAGTTCGTGCGCGACTTCACGCGCATTCGTGTGGGCGATCCGGCCGCGCCGTGGTCCGATCTGCCGTTCTTCACGCCGGACGACTCGGCTGCGCTGTGCCGCGAGAACGTCGCGTGGCTCTCGCGCGTGTTCGCCACGCCGCACGACGGACCAACGGTGGTCGTGACGCATCACGCGCCCACGCCGAAGAGCATTCATCCCCGCTTCGACGGCTCTCCCGTCAATCCGGCGTTCATTTCGGATTTGACATCGGTCGTCGAACAATCCGACGCTGCCCTGTGGATCCACGGCCACACGCACGACTCCTTCGACTACCGCGTGAGCCGCACGCGGGTGCTGTGCAATCCTCGCGGCTATTGCTTCGAGGGACGCATCGAGAACGCGGGCTTCGATTCGCGGCTGTGCGTGCGGGTATGA
- a CDS encoding c-type cytochrome has product MSEAHNEHESLIKTPKQLIAAVVAGFLVPIVIIVLLVNYVGNNALTGAGSSAMTEQAIAERIAPVAKVEIKDASAPRVYQTGEQLYKAVCATCHASGTAGAPKVGSPDWAPRIAQGYDEMLKIALAGKGAMPARGGTSPDDVTDYEIGRAIVYMANASGGKLQEPAAPAQPASGAAAAPASGAPAAASGADAGSAAAAAAAMASLKTAAPAAAGAGSNLEAGKKLYDTVCMACHAAGVMNAPKFGDKAAWAPRIKTGIDTLHNAALKGLNAMPPKGGAANASDDDVKAAVDYMVNAAK; this is encoded by the coding sequence ATGAGTGAAGCACATAACGAGCATGAGTCCCTCATCAAAACACCGAAGCAGCTCATTGCCGCAGTCGTCGCAGGTTTTCTGGTACCGATCGTCATCATCGTCCTGCTGGTCAATTACGTGGGCAACAATGCCCTGACCGGCGCCGGCAGTTCCGCCATGACCGAGCAGGCCATCGCCGAGCGCATCGCGCCCGTGGCCAAGGTCGAAATCAAGGATGCCAGCGCGCCGCGCGTCTATCAGACCGGCGAACAACTCTACAAGGCCGTTTGCGCCACCTGCCACGCGTCCGGCACCGCCGGTGCGCCGAAGGTCGGCTCGCCCGACTGGGCACCGCGCATCGCGCAAGGCTACGACGAAATGCTCAAGATCGCCCTCGCGGGCAAGGGCGCCATGCCTGCGCGCGGCGGCACCAGCCCCGACGACGTGACGGACTACGAAATCGGTCGCGCCATCGTCTATATGGCCAACGCCTCGGGCGGCAAGCTCCAGGAACCGGCCGCTCCGGCCCAACCGGCTTCGGGCGCAGCAGCGGCCCCCGCCTCGGGTGCGCCGGCCGCCGCCTCAGGTGCCGACGCCGGCAGCGCGGCTGCCGCGGCAGCGGCCATGGCGTCGCTCAAGACGGCCGCGCCCGCCGCCGCAGGCGCGGGCAGCAACCTCGAAGCGGGCAAGAAACTCTACGACACCGTCTGCATGGCCTGTCACGCCGCCGGCGTCATGAACGCACCGAAGTTCGGCGACAAGGCCGCATGGGCGCCGCGCATCAAGACCGGCATCGACACATTGCACAACGCCGCACTCAAGGGCCTGAACGCCATGCCGCCCAAGGGCGGCGCGGCGAACGCGTCGGATGACGACGTCAAGGCTGCCGTCGACTACATGGTGAATGCGGCGAAGTAA
- a CDS encoding Crp/Fnr family transcriptional regulator → MTVPPVRNANHLLAVLPPDDRDRLASELVLVEMPLGKVVYESGDQLDYVYFPTTAIVSLLYVMEDGASAEIAIVGNEGLIGIALFMGGETTPSRAIVQSAGYAYRMRARVLKDEFNRAGAFQRLLLRYTQALITQMAQTAVCNRHHSIDQQLCRWLLLSLDRLHSAELSMTQELIANMLGVRRSGVTEAALKLQKAGLINYNHGHIKVLDRSGLEARVCECYAVVKREFDRLLPDRQAS, encoded by the coding sequence ATGACTGTACCCCCTGTCAGAAACGCCAACCATCTCTTGGCGGTACTGCCACCGGATGACCGAGACCGCTTGGCGTCAGAACTTGTGCTTGTGGAAATGCCGCTGGGGAAAGTGGTCTACGAGTCCGGCGACCAACTGGATTACGTATATTTCCCCACGACTGCCATCGTTTCTCTGCTCTACGTCATGGAAGACGGCGCCTCTGCCGAGATTGCCATCGTAGGGAACGAGGGGTTGATAGGTATCGCGTTATTCATGGGAGGCGAAACGACACCGAGTCGGGCCATCGTGCAAAGCGCTGGCTATGCCTATCGAATGAGGGCACGAGTCCTCAAGGATGAGTTCAATCGGGCGGGGGCTTTTCAGAGACTTCTGCTTCGGTATACGCAGGCGTTGATTACGCAAATGGCACAAACTGCCGTGTGTAATCGTCATCACTCGATTGACCAGCAACTATGTCGCTGGCTGTTGTTGAGCTTGGATCGCCTTCATTCCGCTGAGTTGAGCATGACTCAGGAACTGATTGCAAACATGCTTGGAGTCCGTAGGTCCGGGGTGACGGAAGCTGCGTTGAAACTTCAAAAGGCGGGGCTGATCAACTACAACCATGGGCACATTAAGGTACTGGACCGATCGGGGCTGGAAGCACGCGTATGTGAATGCTATGCAGTCGTGAAGCGCGAATTCGACCGATTACTTCCAGATCGTCAGGCTTCCTGA
- a CDS encoding cold-shock protein produces the protein MSTGIVKWFNDSKGFGFIKPDDGSEDLFAHFSEIQPQGRTEFRTLQENQRVSFDVARGPKGLQASNIKPA, from the coding sequence ATGAGCACCGGAATTGTTAAGTGGTTCAACGACAGCAAGGGCTTCGGTTTCATCAAGCCGGACGACGGCAGCGAAGATTTGTTCGCTCACTTTTCGGAAATTCAGCCTCAAGGCCGCACCGAATTTCGCACCCTCCAAGAAAACCAACGAGTTTCCTTTGACGTAGCCCGCGGGCCGAAAGGCTTGCAGGCTTCGAACATCAAGCCCGCATAA
- a CDS encoding tail assembly protein, with protein MTEKIRTVRLYGALGAKYGRVHRFAINTPSEAFRALASQCKGFYEDLVSSRARGLGYAVLVGKRHLCESELDLPPGADDIRIAPVVLGSKRGGLFQVMLGAAIIATAWALGPSSTLIGTFSAGGATQAGAMFGAAMFLGGVTQLLSPAQQGLSVKDSPDNGASYNFNGPVNTQAQGNPVPVLYGRMVVGGAVISAGIYAEDQA; from the coding sequence ATGACGGAGAAGATTCGAACGGTGCGCCTGTATGGCGCGCTGGGGGCGAAATACGGGCGCGTACACCGCTTCGCCATCAACACCCCTAGCGAGGCGTTCCGAGCGCTCGCAAGCCAGTGCAAGGGCTTCTATGAGGATCTGGTGAGCAGCCGAGCTCGAGGGCTCGGCTACGCGGTCCTCGTTGGCAAGCGTCACCTGTGCGAGAGTGAACTCGATCTGCCACCGGGAGCCGATGACATTCGCATTGCTCCCGTGGTCCTTGGATCGAAGCGAGGCGGGCTGTTCCAGGTGATGCTAGGCGCGGCGATCATTGCTACGGCTTGGGCTCTCGGGCCGTCGTCAACGCTCATTGGGACATTCAGTGCTGGCGGTGCTACCCAGGCTGGCGCAATGTTCGGCGCTGCAATGTTCTTGGGTGGCGTCACGCAGCTATTGTCGCCGGCGCAGCAGGGGCTTTCGGTGAAGGACAGTCCCGACAACGGCGCAAGCTACAACTTTAACGGGCCGGTGAACACGCAAGCGCAGGGCAACCCCGTGCCGGTACTTTACGGTCGCATGGTCGTTGGCGGCGCCGTGATCTCGGCCGGCATTTACGCGGAGGACCAAGCCTGA
- a CDS encoding phage antirepressor KilAC domain-containing protein has translation MTQKKMGAGQGAHINYIQSSADDTAAAVCASNEIIIRRADGALFVDSPSIATEFGRRHDNVLRTLDGLLADGTIDRLSIEEISYVDEANRPQRAYRLSERAALVSVPFIGGRRSREGQRRIVDAFLHYRSIAIAAQPAAPDLTNPGVLLGLLETHARQSLQLQHQVAALEPKAQALDRLECADGALCITDAAKNLKVSPRKLFGWLSCNQWIYRRGASWVAYQAVIARGLLEHRVTVVPRHDGSEVVSTQVRVTPKGLTTLATELAALA, from the coding sequence ATGACACAAAAGAAAATGGGCGCCGGCCAGGGCGCCCACATCAACTACATCCAATCCAGCGCCGATGATACCGCAGCCGCCGTGTGCGCGTCGAACGAAATCATCATTCGTCGTGCAGACGGGGCGCTCTTCGTGGATAGCCCGTCCATCGCGACGGAGTTCGGCCGTCGCCATGACAACGTCCTGCGCACGCTCGATGGATTGCTGGCAGACGGCACGATAGATCGCCTCAGCATTGAGGAGATCTCCTACGTAGACGAGGCGAACCGTCCGCAGCGGGCTTATCGGTTGAGCGAGCGTGCCGCATTGGTCTCGGTCCCCTTCATCGGTGGCCGGCGTTCCCGCGAGGGGCAGAGGCGCATCGTTGATGCCTTCCTGCACTATCGCTCCATCGCGATCGCTGCGCAGCCCGCAGCGCCGGATCTCACGAACCCCGGCGTGCTGTTGGGACTCTTGGAGACCCACGCCCGCCAATCGCTGCAGCTTCAGCATCAGGTGGCGGCGCTCGAACCCAAGGCGCAGGCGCTCGATCGCTTGGAGTGCGCTGACGGCGCATTGTGCATCACGGACGCTGCCAAGAACCTGAAGGTGTCGCCGCGCAAGTTGTTCGGGTGGCTCTCCTGCAATCAGTGGATCTACCGCCGAGGGGCATCGTGGGTCGCCTATCAGGCTGTGATCGCGCGCGGGCTGCTGGAGCACCGGGTAACGGTGGTGCCGCGTCACGACGGGTCCGAGGTCGTTTCCACGCAGGTGAGAGTGACGCCCAAGGGCTTGACCACGCTCGCCACCGAACTGGCGGCGCTGGCATGA
- a CDS encoding DNA-binding protein yields MLIPQTWELVTMTIHQTADIPVGGQFLTTVQLASALHLRPQSIRKRYMETGSYHGVRPVKLPNRFLAWPTDAVEQLLNGGR; encoded by the coding sequence ATGTTGATTCCGCAAACTTGGGAGTTAGTGACGATGACGATTCACCAGACCGCGGATATTCCGGTGGGCGGCCAGTTCCTCACGACGGTGCAGCTCGCCAGCGCGCTGCACCTGCGCCCGCAAAGCATCCGAAAGCGCTACATGGAGACCGGCAGCTATCACGGCGTGCGCCCCGTGAAACTGCCGAACCGGTTCCTGGCGTGGCCCACGGACGCCGTTGAGCAACTGCTGAACGGGGGCCGGTGA